A genomic window from Thioalkalivibrio sp. ALJ12 includes:
- the rpe gene encoding ribulose-phosphate 3-epimerase, translating into MAQPDFIAPSILSADFARLGEEVDNVLASGADIVHFDVMDNHYVPNLTIGPLVCDALRKHGVTAPIDVHLMVKPVDRIIPDFAQAGASYITFHPEASDHIDRTLQLIHAEGCKAGLVFNPATPLSYLEYVMDKVDMILLMSVNPGFGGQKFIPATLDKLRAARKMIDESGRDIRLEIDGGVKADNIREIKAAGADTFVAGSAIFGASSDSDANRYNSIIQQMRDEMAKA; encoded by the coding sequence ATGGCACAACCCGATTTCATTGCCCCGTCCATCCTCTCCGCCGACTTTGCCCGTCTGGGCGAGGAAGTCGACAACGTCCTGGCCTCCGGCGCGGACATCGTCCACTTCGACGTGATGGACAACCACTACGTGCCGAACCTGACCATCGGCCCGCTGGTCTGCGATGCCCTGCGCAAGCACGGCGTGACTGCGCCGATCGACGTGCACCTGATGGTCAAGCCGGTGGACCGCATCATCCCGGACTTCGCCCAGGCCGGCGCCAGCTACATCACCTTCCACCCGGAGGCCTCCGACCACATCGACCGCACCCTGCAGTTGATCCACGCCGAGGGCTGCAAGGCGGGTCTGGTGTTCAACCCGGCGACCCCGCTGTCCTACCTGGAATACGTGATGGACAAGGTCGACATGATCCTGCTGATGTCGGTGAACCCGGGCTTTGGCGGCCAGAAGTTCATCCCGGCCACCCTCGACAAGCTGCGCGCCGCGCGCAAGATGATCGACGAATCCGGGCGTGATATCCGCCTCGAGATCGACGGTGGTGTGAAGGCCGACAACATTCGCGAGATCAAGGCTGCGGGTGCGGATACCTTCGTCGCCGGCTCCGCGATCTTCGGCGCGTCCAGCGACTCCGACGCGAACCGCTACAACAGCATCATCCAGCAGATGCGCGACGAGATGGCCAAGGCCTGA
- the trpE gene encoding anthranilate synthase component I, translating into MTPEQFDALAREGYNRIPLVREVLADLETPLSIFLKLANRPYSYLFESVQGGERWGRYSFIGLPARTRVRVHGHDITVETDGDLVEQTTETDPLAWIEAYQARFKVAELPGLPRFTGGLVGYFGFETVRLIEPRLEGPEKPDALGLPDILLMVSEEVVVYDNLSGRLYLVVHADTSRPDGQAVAAERLDELESRIGEPLVPPEDPPHPHAVPEYVPGWSAEGFQAAVARAQEYIMDGDVMQVVLAQRMSVPFSAPPLNLYRALRALNPSPYMYYLDLDDHHVVGASPEILVRLEDDRVTVRPIAGTRPRGRTEEEDRALEVELLADPKERAEHLMLIDLGRNDVGRVCEIGSVEVTDTMSIERYSHVMHIVSNVEGQLAPGHSPMDVLRATFPAGTVSGAPKIRALEIIDELEPVKRGPYSGAVGYLSWSGNMDTAIAIRTAVLHDGELHIQAGAGVVHDSVPENEWQETLNKGRAVVRAAEMALGGLGPRRHRG; encoded by the coding sequence ATGACCCCCGAACAGTTCGACGCCCTGGCCCGCGAGGGCTATAACCGCATCCCGCTGGTGCGCGAGGTCCTGGCGGATCTCGAGACCCCGCTGTCCATCTTCCTGAAGCTGGCCAACCGGCCGTATTCCTACCTGTTCGAGTCGGTGCAGGGCGGGGAACGCTGGGGCCGCTATTCTTTTATCGGCCTGCCGGCGCGGACCCGGGTGCGGGTGCACGGTCACGACATCACGGTGGAGACCGACGGTGACCTGGTCGAGCAGACCACCGAGACCGATCCACTGGCCTGGATCGAGGCCTACCAGGCGCGCTTCAAGGTTGCCGAGCTGCCGGGCCTGCCGCGCTTCACCGGTGGCCTGGTCGGCTACTTCGGCTTCGAGACCGTGCGCCTGATCGAGCCGCGCCTGGAGGGCCCGGAAAAGCCCGATGCGCTGGGGCTGCCGGACATCCTGCTGATGGTCTCCGAGGAGGTCGTGGTCTACGACAACCTCTCCGGGCGGCTGTATCTCGTGGTGCATGCCGATACCTCGCGCCCCGACGGACAGGCCGTGGCGGCCGAACGCCTCGACGAGCTGGAGAGCCGGATCGGCGAGCCGCTGGTACCGCCGGAGGACCCGCCGCACCCGCACGCGGTGCCGGAGTATGTGCCGGGCTGGTCGGCCGAGGGCTTCCAGGCTGCCGTGGCGCGGGCGCAGGAATACATCATGGACGGCGACGTGATGCAGGTGGTGCTGGCGCAGCGCATGAGCGTGCCGTTCTCGGCGCCCCCGCTGAACCTCTACCGCGCGCTGCGGGCGCTGAACCCGTCGCCCTACATGTACTACCTGGACCTGGACGACCACCATGTGGTCGGGGCCTCGCCGGAGATCCTGGTGCGGCTGGAGGATGACCGCGTGACCGTGCGTCCGATCGCCGGTACCCGCCCGCGCGGGCGTACCGAGGAGGAGGACCGCGCGCTGGAGGTCGAGTTGCTGGCCGATCCGAAGGAACGCGCCGAGCACCTGATGCTGATCGACCTCGGGCGCAACGACGTTGGTCGGGTCTGCGAGATCGGCTCGGTGGAGGTGACCGACACCATGAGCATCGAGCGCTACTCGCACGTGATGCACATCGTCTCCAACGTCGAGGGCCAGCTCGCCCCGGGGCACTCGCCGATGGACGTGCTGCGGGCGACCTTCCCGGCCGGCACGGTCTCCGGCGCGCCGAAGATCCGCGCGCTGGAGATCATCGACGAGCTGGAGCCGGTCAAGCGCGGACCGTATTCCGGCGCGGTCGGCTACCTCTCCTGGTCTGGCAACATGGATACCGCGATCGCGATCCGCACGGCCGTACTGCACGACGGCGAGCTGCACATCCAGGCCGGTGCCGGGGTGGTGCATGACTCGGTGCCCGAGAACGAGTGGCAGGAGACCCTGAACAAGGGGCGCGCGGTGGTCCGTGCCGCCGAGATGGCGCTGGGCGGACTGGGGCCGCGCAGGCACCGTGGCTGA
- a CDS encoding aminodeoxychorismate/anthranilate synthase component II has protein sequence MILMIDNYDSFTFNLVQYLGELGAEVEVHRNDRITPDQVAELAPAGIMISPGPCTPNEAGVSMEVIRRFAGQIPILGVCLGHQAIGQVFGGRVVRAREIMHGKTSPVHHTGVGVFAGLENPLEATRYHSLVVESASLPDCLEVTAWTEREDGTRDEIMGLRHRELDVEGVQFHPESILTRQGHELLDNFLRRLPQPA, from the coding sequence ATGATCCTGATGATCGACAACTACGACTCGTTCACCTTCAATCTGGTCCAGTACCTGGGCGAGCTGGGGGCGGAGGTCGAGGTGCACCGCAACGACCGGATCACGCCCGACCAGGTCGCCGAGCTGGCACCGGCCGGGATCATGATCTCGCCCGGGCCCTGCACCCCGAACGAGGCAGGGGTGTCGATGGAGGTGATCCGCCGCTTTGCCGGGCAGATCCCGATCCTGGGGGTCTGTCTCGGGCATCAGGCGATTGGCCAGGTGTTCGGCGGGCGCGTGGTGCGGGCCCGCGAGATCATGCATGGCAAGACCTCCCCGGTGCATCACACCGGGGTGGGGGTCTTCGCGGGCCTCGAGAATCCGCTGGAGGCCACGCGCTATCACTCCCTGGTAGTGGAGTCGGCCTCGCTGCCCGATTGCCTGGAGGTCACCGCCTGGACCGAGCGCGAGGATGGCACCCGCGACGAGATCATGGGTCTGCGCCACCGTGAACTGGACGTCGAGGGCGTGCAGTTCCACCCCGAATCCATCCTGACCCGGCAGGGGCACGAGCTCCTCGACAACTTCCTGCGCCGCCTGCCCCAGCCGGCGTGA
- the crp gene encoding cAMP-activated global transcriptional regulator CRP, which produces MNNPFVYRPAQPSPALERFLGYCHRRHYRKRTTIIHSGTVPDTLYYVVSGSVSVLGENNGHELVLAYLNKGEFFGELGMFEDDPRSATVVTREDTETAEIPYTQFREIAQRDPEILMLLTSQIATRLRQTSRKVMDLAFVDVTGRIAHTLLDLARQPDAMTHPDGMQLRITRQEIARIVGCSREMAGRVLKDLEERGLITAHGKTIVVFGTR; this is translated from the coding sequence ATGAATAATCCGTTCGTCTACCGCCCGGCGCAGCCGTCGCCGGCACTGGAGCGCTTCCTCGGTTACTGCCATCGCCGGCACTACCGCAAGCGCACGACGATCATTCACTCCGGCACGGTACCGGATACGTTGTACTACGTCGTCAGCGGTTCCGTTTCCGTGTTGGGCGAGAACAACGGCCACGAGCTCGTCCTGGCCTACCTGAACAAGGGCGAGTTCTTCGGCGAACTCGGCATGTTCGAGGATGACCCGCGTTCGGCGACGGTCGTCACCCGCGAGGATACCGAGACCGCCGAGATCCCCTACACCCAGTTCCGCGAGATCGCGCAGCGCGACCCGGAGATCCTGATGCTGCTGACCAGCCAGATCGCCACCCGCCTGCGCCAGACCTCGCGCAAGGTGATGGACCTGGCCTTTGTCGATGTCACCGGCCGCATTGCCCACACCCTGCTGGATCTGGCACGCCAGCCCGACGCCATGACCCACCCGGACGGCATGCAGCTGCGCATCACCCGCCAGGAGATCGCGCGCATCGTCGGCTGCTCTCGCGAGATGGCCGGGCGTGTCCTGAAGGACCTGGAGGAACGCGGGCTGATCACCGCCCACGGCAAGACCATCGTGGTGTTCGGCACCCGCTGA
- a CDS encoding OsmC family protein has product MQVRVKWLEQVAFVGETGSGHAIVMDGPPDAGGRNLGARPMEMLLLGLGGCTSFDVVAMLKKGRQEVLDCEVTVDGTRAETVPKVFTDIHVHFRVYGHGLSEKQVGRAVELSAEKYCSASLMLGAAARVTHDFEILEGPAPR; this is encoded by the coding sequence ATGCAGGTCAGGGTGAAGTGGCTGGAACAGGTGGCGTTTGTCGGCGAGACCGGCAGCGGCCACGCGATCGTGATGGACGGCCCCCCGGATGCCGGTGGTCGGAACCTGGGCGCCCGCCCGATGGAGATGCTGCTGCTGGGGCTGGGTGGCTGCACCAGTTTCGATGTCGTGGCGATGCTCAAGAAGGGACGCCAGGAGGTCCTCGACTGCGAGGTCACAGTGGACGGTACGCGGGCCGAGACGGTGCCCAAGGTGTTCACCGACATCCACGTGCACTTTCGGGTCTACGGCCATGGCCTGTCCGAGAAGCAGGTGGGGCGCGCGGTGGAGTTGTCCGCGGAGAAGTACTGCTCGGCCTCGCTGATGCTGGGGGCGGCGGCCCGGGTTACCCACGACTTCGAAATCCTCGAGGGCCCCGCGCCCCGCTGA
- the speD gene encoding adenosylmethionine decarboxylase produces the protein MPRHKKQIKLHGFNNLTKSLSFNIYDICYASGERHRDEYIAYIDEAYNAQRLTQILTDVAHLIGANILDISRQDYDPQGASVTMLISEEPVATEMIGYTEGPGPLPETVVGHLDKSHITVHTYPEAHPEGGIATFRADIDVSTCGRISPLRALNYLIHSFESDIVIMDYRVRGFTRDVRGKKHFIDHKINSIQDFLSRDTKEKYQMVDVNVYQEYLFHTKMVLKDFDLDSYLFGLGKDDYSAKEAKRIAKLLKHEMMEIFYGKNMSRPA, from the coding sequence ATGCCCCGTCACAAGAAGCAGATCAAGCTCCACGGGTTCAACAACCTGACCAAGAGCCTGAGCTTCAATATCTACGATATCTGCTACGCCTCCGGCGAACGCCATCGTGACGAGTACATTGCGTACATCGACGAGGCCTACAACGCCCAGCGTCTGACGCAGATCCTGACGGACGTGGCCCACCTGATCGGGGCCAACATCCTGGATATCTCGCGCCAGGACTACGACCCGCAGGGCGCCTCGGTGACGATGCTGATATCCGAGGAGCCGGTGGCGACCGAGATGATCGGCTACACCGAAGGCCCGGGCCCGCTGCCGGAAACGGTGGTCGGTCACCTCGACAAGAGTCATATCACGGTCCATACCTATCCGGAGGCGCACCCGGAGGGCGGGATCGCAACCTTCCGCGCGGATATCGATGTTTCCACCTGTGGTCGCATCTCCCCGCTACGCGCGCTGAACTACCTGATCCACAGCTTCGAGTCGGACATCGTGATCATGGACTACCGCGTGCGCGGCTTTACCCGCGACGTGCGTGGCAAGAAGCACTTCATCGATCACAAGATCAACTCCATCCAGGACTTCCTCTCGCGCGACACCAAGGAGAAGTACCAGATGGTGGACGTGAACGTGTACCAGGAGTACCTGTTCCACACCAAGATGGTGCTCAAGGATTTCGATCTCGACAGCTACCTGTTCGGCCTGGGCAAGGATGACTACTCGGCGAAAGAGGCCAAGCGCATCGCCAAGTTGCTCAAGCACGAGATGATGGAGATCTTCTACGGCAAGAACATGAGCCGCCCCGCCTGA
- a CDS encoding multidrug effflux MFS transporter, whose product MTSASLERRTRLRFALLVAPLALLAPFSLDTYLPSFPAMAADLSVDGAAMQATLSSYLVAFALATLVAGPLSDAFGRRPVVLWALVAYVATSALLVVAVEYWQVIGLRIGQGFAAAAGVVVSRALVRDRFDPIDSRRVFAIVTIMFAMGPAIAPILGGYLQSAFGWRSVFAFLVLYGVVLLLAARLWLPETLPPVGRVSSRPRLVLGRYAGTLRNLQFLQPVLVHTTLFGAKFLFVAASPALIYVHLGGGERDFWWLFAPMVVGLMLGGVASGWSAGRVAPEVTVRIGLLLTGISLALVGWAALAPEPSVAAVTLPFALYSFALALGMPSLTLLALDCYPGARGMASAMQAFIQLGFAALLTLFVVDWLDDVLLHLVAGAAVIWLFAAFVWFGGGLGKR is encoded by the coding sequence TTGACCAGTGCTTCCCTAGAACGCCGCACCCGGCTGCGTTTCGCGCTGCTGGTCGCGCCCCTGGCGCTGTTGGCGCCGTTCTCGCTGGATACCTACCTGCCGTCGTTTCCGGCGATGGCCGCGGACCTGTCCGTCGACGGTGCGGCGATGCAGGCGACGCTGTCCTCCTATCTGGTCGCCTTTGCCCTGGCCACGCTGGTAGCCGGGCCGCTGTCGGATGCCTTTGGCCGGCGTCCGGTCGTGCTGTGGGCGCTAGTGGCCTATGTCGCGACATCCGCGCTGCTGGTGGTGGCGGTGGAGTACTGGCAAGTGATCGGGTTGCGGATCGGCCAGGGCTTCGCGGCGGCGGCGGGGGTGGTGGTGAGCCGTGCCCTGGTGCGCGACCGTTTCGACCCCATCGATTCGCGGCGCGTATTCGCGATTGTGACGATCATGTTCGCGATGGGGCCTGCGATCGCGCCCATCCTGGGCGGCTATCTGCAGTCCGCGTTCGGGTGGCGGTCGGTGTTCGCGTTCCTGGTGCTCTACGGGGTCGTGCTGTTGCTGGCCGCGCGTCTCTGGCTGCCGGAGACCCTGCCCCCGGTCGGGCGCGTGTCCAGCCGGCCGCGGCTGGTGCTGGGGCGCTATGCGGGTACGTTGCGCAACCTGCAGTTCCTGCAGCCGGTGCTGGTGCATACCACCCTGTTCGGGGCCAAGTTCCTGTTCGTCGCGGCCTCGCCTGCGCTGATCTATGTCCATCTCGGCGGGGGCGAGCGCGATTTCTGGTGGCTGTTCGCGCCCATGGTGGTCGGGCTGATGCTGGGGGGCGTGGCCTCCGGCTGGAGTGCCGGGCGCGTGGCGCCCGAGGTCACGGTCCGCATCGGCTTGCTGCTCACCGGGATTTCGCTGGCGCTGGTGGGCTGGGCGGCGCTGGCCCCGGAACCCTCGGTGGCGGCGGTGACCCTGCCGTTTGCGCTGTACAGCTTTGCCCTGGCCCTCGGGATGCCCTCGCTGACCCTGCTGGCGCTGGACTGCTATCCGGGGGCGCGCGGTATGGCCTCGGCGATGCAGGCCTTTATTCAGCTCGGGTTTGCAGCCCTGCTCACGCTCTTCGTGGTCGACTGGCTGGATGACGTCCTGCTGCACCTGGTCGCCGGTGCGGCGGTCATCTGGCTCTTTGCTGCTTTTGTCTGGTTCGGCGGAGGATTAGGGAAACGCTGA
- a CDS encoding bifunctional GNAT family N-acetyltransferase/carbon-nitrogen hydrolase family protein, whose product MSNQQDADPNVPHRLTLRPTRMEDYDDIREIMERVYHDLDGAWSEAQFRSQISRFPEGQICIEDKGKVVAAAISLIVEYKRFGDQHSYWQITGNGFLTTHDPDGDTLYGVDIFVHPEYRGLRLGRRLYDARKELCQKLNLRAIVAGGRIPGYEQHRDDLTPQQYVEKVKNHEITDPILTFQLANDFHVRKIITNYLPDDEKSGAYATLIEWLNIYYEEKEKLIGGSRSDVRIGVVQWQMRPTPDLDSLFQQVEYFVDAVSGYRSDCVLFPEFFNGPLMGAFNQEYPAEAVRHLAEYTEQIREEMVRLALAYNINIVAGSMPEYSDEVLRNVSYLCRRDGTWDRQYKVHVTPDEVAYWGLQGGDEVHVFDTDFGKIGILICYDVEFPELPRVMAEKGLQILFVPFWTDTKNAYLRVRRCAQARAIENECYVVMSGSVGNLPRVENMDMQYSQAAVFTPSDFAFPHDAVAAEATPNTEMTLIVDLDLDNLKELRNHGSVRNLRDRRRDLYAVQWKSKPV is encoded by the coding sequence GTGAGCAATCAGCAAGACGCCGACCCCAATGTCCCGCACCGCCTGACGCTGCGGCCGACACGGATGGAGGACTACGACGACATCCGCGAGATCATGGAGCGGGTCTACCACGACCTCGACGGGGCCTGGAGCGAGGCCCAGTTTCGGTCACAGATCTCCCGTTTTCCCGAAGGCCAGATCTGTATCGAGGACAAGGGCAAGGTGGTGGCTGCGGCAATCAGCCTGATCGTCGAGTACAAGCGATTCGGTGATCAGCACAGCTACTGGCAGATCACCGGAAACGGGTTCCTGACGACCCACGACCCGGATGGCGACACCCTTTACGGCGTCGATATCTTTGTCCACCCCGAGTATCGCGGCCTGCGCCTCGGCCGTCGCTTGTATGACGCGCGCAAGGAGCTGTGCCAGAAGCTCAATCTGCGCGCGATCGTGGCCGGTGGGCGCATCCCGGGCTACGAGCAGCACCGGGACGACCTGACCCCGCAGCAGTACGTGGAGAAGGTCAAGAATCACGAGATCACCGATCCGATCCTGACCTTCCAGCTGGCCAACGATTTCCACGTTCGCAAGATCATCACCAACTACCTCCCGGACGACGAGAAATCGGGCGCCTACGCGACGCTGATCGAGTGGCTGAACATCTACTACGAGGAGAAGGAGAAGCTGATCGGGGGCAGCCGTTCGGACGTGCGCATCGGCGTGGTCCAGTGGCAGATGCGCCCGACACCGGACCTCGACTCGCTGTTTCAGCAAGTCGAGTACTTCGTGGATGCCGTCTCCGGCTACCGCTCCGACTGCGTCCTGTTCCCGGAGTTCTTCAATGGCCCGCTGATGGGCGCGTTCAACCAGGAGTATCCGGCCGAGGCCGTGCGCCATCTGGCCGAATACACCGAGCAGATCCGCGAGGAGATGGTGCGCCTGGCGCTCGCCTACAACATCAACATCGTCGCCGGGTCGATGCCGGAGTACAGCGACGAGGTCCTGCGCAATGTCTCCTATCTGTGTCGGCGTGACGGGACCTGGGACCGACAGTACAAGGTGCATGTCACCCCCGACGAGGTCGCCTACTGGGGGCTGCAGGGTGGCGACGAGGTGCACGTATTCGACACCGACTTCGGCAAGATCGGCATCCTGATCTGCTATGACGTGGAGTTTCCGGAGCTGCCCCGGGTGATGGCCGAGAAGGGGCTGCAGATCCTGTTCGTGCCGTTCTGGACCGATACCAAGAATGCCTATCTGCGGGTGCGCCGCTGCGCCCAGGCGCGGGCCATCGAGAACGAGTGCTATGTGGTGATGTCCGGCTCGGTCGGCAACCTCCCCAGGGTCGAGAACATGGACATGCAGTACTCGCAGGCGGCGGTGTTCACGCCGTCCGACTTCGCGTTCCCGCATGACGCGGTGGCCGCGGAGGCGACGCCGAATACCGAGATGACCCTGATCGTCGACCTCGACCTCGACAACCTGAAGGAGCTGCGTAACCACGGCTCGGTGCGCAACCTGCGCGATCGGCGGCGGGATCTGTATGCGGTCCAGTGGAAGTCGAAGCCCGTTTAA
- a CDS encoding phosphoglycolate phosphatase, protein MSLKRPRMILIDLDGTLIDSVPDLAYSVDAMMRELGLPERGEAAVRNWVGNGVERLVKRALLNALDGEPDPETFERALPVFMRIYQENTAGRSPLYPGVREGLDQLKAAGYRLGCVTNKAERFTVPLLREKGILDDFEIVVAGDALPQKKPDPAPLLHAANELGVDPSESLMVGDSKSDVKAARAAGFQIVCMTYGYNHGDDIRDENPDAVLDRLDELPGLLPARAA, encoded by the coding sequence ATGTCCCTGAAGCGCCCCCGCATGATCCTGATCGACCTGGACGGCACGCTGATCGACAGCGTGCCGGACCTCGCCTATAGCGTGGATGCCATGATGCGCGAGCTCGGCCTGCCCGAGCGCGGCGAGGCGGCCGTGCGCAACTGGGTCGGCAACGGCGTGGAGAGGCTGGTCAAGCGGGCGCTGCTCAATGCGCTCGACGGCGAGCCGGACCCGGAGACCTTCGAGCGGGCCCTGCCGGTGTTCATGCGCATCTACCAGGAGAACACCGCCGGGCGCTCGCCGCTGTACCCGGGGGTGCGCGAGGGGCTGGACCAGCTGAAGGCCGCCGGTTACCGCCTGGGCTGCGTGACCAACAAGGCCGAGCGCTTCACCGTGCCGCTGCTGCGCGAGAAGGGCATCCTCGATGACTTCGAGATCGTGGTCGCCGGTGATGCCCTGCCGCAGAAAAAGCCCGACCCGGCGCCGCTGTTGCACGCGGCGAACGAGCTGGGTGTCGACCCCTCCGAGTCGCTGATGGTCGGGGACTCGAAGAGCGACGTGAAGGCGGCGCGCGCGGCGGGCTTCCAGATCGTCTGCATGACCTACGGCTACAATCACGGCGACGACATCCGCGACGAAAATCCAGACGCCGTGCTGGATCGCCTGGACGAACTGCCGGGACTGCTGCCAGCCCGGGCGGCCTGA
- a CDS encoding PH domain-containing protein, producing the protein MSSRAPAIDARPAMFRNHPFGFIFSVLLIAAFGLGLLILLWWYLQTRSVRLRIDADQVHLEEGLLSKSHVDLDIGQIRTVKVDQSFWNRIFRVGEIAVYTTGDNPEFRVSGIPDPHRVRDYVRDRREAAA; encoded by the coding sequence ATGTCCAGTCGTGCGCCCGCGATCGACGCCCGCCCGGCGATGTTTCGCAATCACCCGTTCGGTTTCATCTTCAGTGTCCTGCTGATCGCGGCCTTTGGTCTGGGGCTGTTGATCCTGCTGTGGTGGTATCTGCAGACGCGCTCGGTGCGTCTGCGCATCGATGCCGATCAGGTGCACCTGGAGGAGGGCCTGCTCAGCAAGTCCCATGTGGACCTGGACATTGGCCAGATCCGCACCGTGAAGGTCGATCAGAGCTTCTGGAACCGGATCTTCCGGGTCGGCGAGATTGCGGTGTACACCACCGGCGACAACCCGGAGTTCCGTGTGAGCGGTATCCCCGATCCGCACCGCGTGCGTGACTACGTGCGCGATCGTCGCGAGGCAGCCGCGTGA
- the trpC gene encoding indole-3-glycerol phosphate synthase TrpC, which produces MTDVPDILKRILERKREELKEREAFWPLRELRGWMGSAPEPRGFRAALQRDIDAGRAAVIAEIKKASPSQGQISPNFNPEVFARSYEEHGATCLSVLTDVDFFKGRDGDLRDARVACQLPILRKDFVIDLYQVYEARVLGADCVLLIAAALDDTALHELYFLTRELGMDALVEVHDAEELERAKKIGADLIGINNRDLRTFETRLETTLELKDQVPDSALLVTESGIHTREDVARMQESGVNAFLVGEAFMRTEDPGQALGRLFRGED; this is translated from the coding sequence ATGACTGACGTCCCGGACATCCTCAAGCGGATCCTCGAGCGCAAGCGCGAGGAACTGAAGGAACGCGAGGCCTTCTGGCCGTTGCGCGAGCTGCGTGGCTGGATGGGGTCGGCCCCGGAGCCGCGCGGGTTCCGGGCGGCGTTACAGCGCGATATCGATGCCGGCCGCGCGGCCGTGATCGCGGAGATCAAGAAAGCCAGCCCTAGCCAGGGGCAGATCAGCCCGAACTTCAACCCCGAGGTCTTTGCCCGCAGCTACGAGGAACACGGGGCCACCTGCCTGTCGGTGCTGACCGACGTGGACTTCTTCAAGGGGCGTGACGGGGATCTGCGGGATGCGCGCGTGGCCTGCCAGCTGCCGATCCTGCGCAAGGATTTCGTGATCGACCTCTACCAGGTTTACGAGGCGCGGGTGCTGGGGGCGGACTGCGTGCTGCTGATCGCCGCCGCGCTGGATGACACCGCGCTGCACGAACTGTACTTCCTGACCCGCGAGCTGGGCATGGATGCCCTGGTCGAGGTGCACGATGCCGAGGAGCTCGAGCGCGCGAAGAAGATCGGGGCGGATCTGATCGGCATCAACAACCGCGACCTGCGCACCTTCGAGACGCGCCTGGAGACCACGCTGGAGCTGAAGGACCAGGTGCCGGACTCGGCGCTACTGGTCACCGAGAGCGGCATCCATACCCGTGAGGATGTGGCGCGCATGCAGGAGTCGGGGGTGAATGCCTTCCTGGTAGGCGAAGCCTTCATGCGGACCGAGGATCCGGGCCAGGCGCTGGGCCGGCTGTTCCGCGGCGAAGACTAG
- the trpD gene encoding anthranilate phosphoribosyltransferase — protein sequence MTVQQAIAALIECQNLDEAAMTAVMQLVMTGEATDAQIGGLLVALRMKGETIEEIRAAAGVMRELATRVDVPRTGLVDTCGTGGDASGTFNISTASALVAAAGGVRVAKHGNRSVSSKSGSADVLEHLGIHLGLAPEAVGSCIEEVGVGFLFAPAHHGAMKHAIGPRKELGVRTLFNVLGPLTNPAGAPNQVLGVFSDAWVRPLAEALKGLGSEHVLVVHAEDGLDEISIGAPTRVAELKDGAIEEYTVVPEDFGLARSGLDAIRVDSVEASAAMLRGVLEGQAGAARDIVLLNAGAAIYAGGGAESLAAGVGRAAEAIDSGAARERLERLQATSARLTNQGAGS from the coding sequence GTGACCGTGCAGCAAGCCATAGCGGCCCTGATCGAATGTCAGAACCTGGACGAGGCGGCCATGACCGCCGTGATGCAGTTAGTGATGACCGGAGAGGCCACCGACGCCCAGATTGGCGGGCTGCTGGTGGCCCTGCGCATGAAGGGCGAGACCATCGAGGAGATCCGCGCGGCGGCCGGTGTAATGCGCGAGCTGGCGACCCGCGTGGATGTCCCGCGCACCGGGCTGGTCGATACCTGCGGCACCGGCGGCGATGCCTCCGGCACCTTCAATATCTCCACCGCCTCGGCGTTGGTCGCGGCGGCCGGTGGCGTGCGGGTGGCCAAGCACGGCAACCGCTCGGTGTCGTCGAAGTCCGGCTCCGCGGACGTGCTGGAGCACCTGGGGATCCATCTCGGGCTGGCGCCGGAGGCGGTTGGGTCCTGCATCGAAGAGGTCGGCGTTGGCTTCCTGTTTGCTCCGGCCCATCATGGTGCGATGAAACACGCGATCGGCCCGCGCAAGGAGCTGGGCGTGCGCACGCTGTTCAATGTGCTGGGCCCGCTGACCAACCCTGCCGGGGCGCCGAATCAGGTGCTGGGCGTGTTCTCCGATGCCTGGGTGCGGCCGCTGGCCGAGGCCCTGAAGGGACTGGGCAGCGAGCATGTGCTGGTGGTGCACGCCGAGGACGGGCTGGACGAGATCAGCATCGGTGCCCCGACGCGTGTGGCCGAGCTGAAGGATGGCGCGATCGAGGAGTACACCGTCGTGCCCGAGGATTTCGGGCTGGCACGGAGCGGGCTGGACGCGATCCGGGTCGACAGCGTGGAGGCCTCGGCCGCGATGCTGCGCGGGGTGCTGGAGGGGCAGGCCGGCGCGGCTCGCGATATCGTCCTGCTGAACGCCGGGGCCGCGATCTACGCCGGGGGTGGCGCCGAGTCGCTGGCCGCGGGCGTTGGCCGTGCGGCCGAGGCGATCGATTCGGGTGCCGCCCGCGAGCGCCTGGAGCGGCTGCAGGCGACCAGTGCACGATTGACCAATCAAGGAGCAGGAAGCTGA